The sequence GTCGCGGACGGCGTCGGCAGGCCGCCCGCCTGGGTGCCGGTGAAAAAGCCGTGAACGGCAGTCGGCACGACCGCGTCCCACGTGGAGCGGGCGAGGTCGAACGCGTCGGCGTCCACGTCGCCGATCATGTACCGCACCAGCGCGGTCGCGGGCGGGACGGTGATCTCCTTCGGGCCGGCCAACGAGGAGAAGTACTCGATGGTGGCCTTCACGTACTTCGCGGACTGCGGCGTCACCCGCGCGTGGACGGCGTCGACGGCCGCCGCGCGCTTGCGCGCCGCGGCCAGCGTCGGGGGCATGCCGTCCGCCCTGATCCCCATCAGATAACCGCCGACGCGGCACTCGTGGAAATAGGCCTCCGCCTCCTGCTCACTGGGGTGGACGCCCAGCTTGTCCAGGTGGTCGATCAGGTAGCTGGTGAACAGGCTTCCCTCGGCGAGCAGGTCCAGCTGGTTGATGGGCAGGCCCCACTTGGCGGTGTCCCAGTGCCCTTCGGTGTGCAGCAGGTAGCGCACGGCGGAGTGCGCCATCCGTACCCGCGCAGGGGTGACGAAGGCCGCGCCCTCGGGCCCGTAGGGGGTCTTGTGCAGGATGTCACCCACCGCGCGCAGCGCCTTGGCGAAGCCCTGCTTGTTGTCGTGCGGGCCCTCGATGCCGATGATGGCCGCTGCCGCGGCGGGGAAGCGCATCCTCTCCGGCGTGACGTCCAGCACCGCGGCGAAGGAGATCTGCTGCGCGTGCGCCATCCCGAAACGGTGACCGGCGGCCAGCGCCTCCGGGTCCACCCAGGACGGCAGTCGGCGGGTCGTCTCCAGGAAGTCGCGCAGCTTCGCAGGCAGACCGCCGGGGATCGCCTGGCCGTTGGTCTTCCACCCCTTGAGCGCCTCGTTGACAGCCGCTCCCTGTCCCCGCTCGAATGCCTCGCTCACGGCCTCGTCGCACTGGGGGTCCGCGACCTGCTTCAGGCCCTCCAGAAACGCCCTCTCCTCGGGGGCGACATCAGCCGCGGTGGCCCGCGACGGTACGGGTGCGGGGCCCAATGCGGCCCGGGCGGCGGATGCTGCGGTCCCGCTGCCAAGGAGGACGGTGGCGCCGGCCGCCGTTGCCGCACCGAGAATGTGACGTCGTGTCATGGGGCTGCTCATGCGACGATCTTGGTCGATCGCCGCCACGGGCACCGCATCGGAAGACCAAGATCCCCTCGATCGGATGATGGTGTTCACAAGATCGGTGAGCTGTACGTCCGGATCGAGGGGACCGGCATGCCGTACCTGCGCCGACGAGCTCAGGCCAGGCGTGGCCATGCCGGCCGAAGGAGGGTGGGGTGGTCAGGAGGCAGCACCGCCCGCTCTCGGTGCCCAGCTACCTCTGGCCTTGGCCCATCAGGCCTGTTCGTGGCCATCGGAAAGTCCAGGCCGGTGGCCACCAGGAGGTTCCTCGAATTGCCTGACGCAGGGTGACTAAGTCTGGGGTTCGAACGGGGTGCCTGAGGGGTCGGTGGTCCGGAGATGGTCGACGGCGGCCTGGACTTCCTGGAGGAGGGTGTCCACGTCGTCGGTGGTGGTGAGGTAGTTGCAGACGCAGGCGCGCAGGACCGTTTCGCCGTCGTGGCAGACGGTGGCGAGATAGGCGTGGCTGCGGGCCTGGACGCGTGCGGCCACCGCCGTGTGCAGGTCCGCTCGCGCATCCCGACGCCCTGTGTCGGGGCTGTCGGTCAGGCGGAAGCAGACCACAGGCAGTGGGCCGTCGCTACACAGTTCCAGTCCGGGGTGCTCCTGAACGCGTTGGCGCAGGTATTGGGCGAGGTCCTGGTAGTGCTGAAGGAGGGCGATCACGCCGGAGCGGCCGAGCTGGCGAAGGGTGGCCCAGAGGGCGAGGGCGCGGGTGCCGGGACGGGTGAGCTCGATCGTGTAGTCGGACATCCAGGGCCAGTCCTGGTCGCCTTCGAGGTAGGAGGCGCGGAAGGTGAACGCGTCGCGCAGCCTGGAGGGTTCGGTGACGAGGGCGGCGCCGCAGCCGACGGGGACGGACAGGGTCTTGTGCGGGTCGACGGTGAGTGAGTCGAGGTCTGCGACGCCTCGGTAGAGGGTGGCCAGTTCGGGGACGAGGGCGCCGAGCCCGCCCCACGCGCCGTCGGCGTGGTGCCACAGACCCTGACGGCGGCACACGCGGCTGATCGCCTCGATCGGGTCGACGGCGCCGCTGGCGGTGCTGCCCAGGTTGGACACGACGCAGAACGGCAGCAGGCCGTTCACGCGGTCGGCGTCGATCATCTCCTCCAGGGCCTCGACGTCCATGCGCCGCTCCGCTGTGGTGGGCACCGCGCGCAGCCGCCACGGCGGGAGGCCGATCACGGCGGCGGCCTTCGCGACCGACATGTGGGCCTGGTCGCTGTGGTAGGCGGTCAGGCGCGCGTGGGCCTGGTCGTAGGCGGGGCCGTCGGTGGCGCCGTTCTGGCGCAGGAACCAGGTGCGGGCGGCGCCCAGGCAGAGCAGGTTGGCCATCGAGCCGCCGCTGGTCAGCACTCCGCGGGCGGTCGGTGCCATGCCCGCCAGCGAGGCCAGGTCGCGCACCACTCCGCGTTCGAGGTCCATAAGGGCGTGCTCGCCCATGCCGCAGGTCGCGTTGACCGCAGTGGCCAGCAGTTCCGCGATCACCCCGGCCGGCGACGGCGGTGAGTTGATCCAGGCGAAGAAGGCGGGATGGCCGTTCCCGGTCGGGTACGGGGCGATCGCCTGGTCGACGAACTCCAGCAGGGCGCCGAGGTCCTGGCCCTCCTGCGGCAGCGCCCCGGCTGCCAGGGTCTGCCGGTGCGCCGGCGGGATGGGCCGGGCCACCGGATGCTCGTTGATCTGCCCGAGGTAGTCGGCGACCCAGCCTGCCGCGGCGGTCAGTTCGTCGCGGAACACCTTCGGGTGCACCGCCAGCGGCCCGGTGCCGCCACCGGCCTCCAGCTGGGCCGAGGGCAGGCGGGACGGAGGGCTGGTATTCGGCGGCATCGGACAGTCGCACCTTCGCTCAGGATGTCGGCCGGACGGCCATGATCCACAACGACTGCCGCCCGGGGGCGGTAACGGTCCTGGCCCAGCCCCAGTCCAACGGCCCGACTCCGGAACTCGCCGGACCGGAGGCCGACGCGGCCCGAACGGTCCCCTGCCCAAGACCCCCGACGGCGACCGGAAATCATCACACACTGTCACCCGTTGGCCATCCGTCTGGAATCGTCGTGGCCAGCAGCCCGCACCATGCTGGCCACCAGCCGGGAAGATCCGCTGGCCACTGACAAGGCCGCTGGCGCGCGTCCGCACCTGCGCGCCAGCGGCCTGGCCGTCCGCATCTGCGCCAGGGACTTCGCTGCCGTCCTGCGGGTCTGCGACCTTGCGGACGGCCGACGCGACAGGCGGCGACCGAAACAGTCGTCTCAGCAGATCGTTCCAGGCCCGCCGGCAGCCCGCCAGGCTCAGCGGGGCAGCCCACCCCAAGGGGTGGAATCCCCTACCGGACCTGCGGCGAACTGGCGGAAATGCCGCTGCCGCAGGGCGAGCCGAAGCACCACGCCATGCACGAGGGGCAGAAGCCGGCGGTGGGCGGGTATCGCAGGAGCCGGCATGTGACACCTGATCGGGTTCTTCGCGAACGCCGGTACCAGGCCTGCCGGATGGGGCATGATCGTCATGTCCTGGTCATGTCCTGGAAGGGTTCCTGCGTTGATATCGAAGAGTCCGGCGGTGCGCAGAGGCGCTCTGGTCGCGGGTGCGGCGGCCTGCGGTGCGGTGGTAGCGGCCGGGTCGCTCTCCGGCGTGGCACACGCCGCGGAGCCTGCCGGGACCGGGGTGAGGATCGTCTCCGCGCAGAGCTCCGGGGGCACCCTTGCCTGGTCGGGGAGCTACTCGTGCGCGGGCGGTGTCGCCAACACGGTGACGGTTCACGCCAGTGACGAACTCGGCCACAGCGCGACGGGCCTGGCCGTCATCACCTGCCTGGGCAAGGTCACCGGCGCATCCGTCAGCGGCACCGTCAGCACCGGACTGCTGGGACTCGGCGGCTCCTGGGGCAGGGAGATCACCCTGACGACCACGATGCGCGGCCTGCTCGGCGCCACCTTGGCCTCCGACCAGGTCGCCCTGGTCGGCAATCGCCTCAACAAGGCGTCCCTGGACGGCGTCACCCCCACCCCGAGCGGCCTGACCGTCTCCGGCGGCTTCGACTGCGAGACCCCGGTCGGCACGGTGACGCTCCGCCTCACGGCGGCCGACCGCATCACCGGCCTCCCGCTCGGCGCCACCACCCAGACCCTCTCCTGCGCGGGCAACACGGGCACCCCCGGCTCCGGCACCTGGAGCGCTGCCCTCCCCTCGGCGGGCGGCGCACCCGGCGGCACTGCCGGCGGTGACGAGAACCTGAGCTTCAGCATGGAAGGCAGCGTCGCCGTCACCATCGACGGGCAGAACGTGACGCGCAAGTTCAGCTTCAACGGCCAGATCTGACACGGCGCCGCGCGGTGCTGAGCCGACGGGGTGGCCGCCAGTGTGGACGGATGACTGCGGACTGGGTGTTCGGCTGACATCCGTCATCCGCGTCACCGCAACTGGCAAGGGTGCCGCATCGTTGGTTCTCCGACGCGCACGGATTCCGAACGACCCCCACGGGGATCCGTGTACGTCGGCGGGCCCCGGTGCACCGTTCAGCACCGGGGCCACAGCACGAGCGGAAACTGCCCCGGCCCTGGGGGCGGCCTCGTAGACGACGGTGGGTGGCGGGACAAGCCTCGACGAGTCCGAGGAGAGTCTGCCGATCAATCTCGTCGACGCTACGGGGCGGGGGTGTAGGTGACGGTGTTGCCGCCGCAGCCGGCCGCGATGTCGTACAGGCGGTCCTGCTCGTCTCGGTCGACGGCGAGCTGCCAGCGGAGCTTGGTCGCGGTCCACTCCGAGGCGTACCGGCACAGCGCCTCCGAGGCCGGCGGCAGCCACTCGAAGGGGTCCTGGTCGGCCTTCTGCCGGTTCGACCGCGCGGTGACCTCGACGAGGCTGGACGTCTGCTGCTGGTCGTTCGCGTACGCCTCACGCCGAGCCGGTGTCCAGGTGGAGGCGCCGGAGTCCCAGGCTTCGGCGAGGGGCACCATGTGGTCGATGTCCAGCGCGGTGGCGGAGGTGACGGTCTGCTCGTCGTAGTACGACCACCAGCTGCCCCCCGTCAGTGTGCACCGCGGGCCCACCACCGGCGGCTCGACGGCCTCGGCGATCAGGACCTCCCGGCGGGTGTCGCAGCCGTCGGTACGGTTCTCGCCCGCGTTCCAGTGCCTGAACGCGTCACGGTCGTAGCCGTCCCGGGACTCGTCCGCGATCCGCAGCGCGGAGACCGCAACCCCGATCGGCAGGACCTCGGGGGCGGCGGCCGCGGCCTGGGCGGTGGTGGGCAGGGACAGGGGCAGCACGGTCAGGGCCAAGGCGGCGGCCGCGCGCATCACAGTGATCATCACGGAGCCGGTTGTAGCCGCCTGCCCGCCGTCGGCGGGCCGTTGCTCCGCAGGGGTCACCCGAATGCGCGGCCGGATTCACCGGCGAAACGACACTCCCGCTCTGCGGACCGGCCCACGGAGCGGGGTCGACGGGGGCTGGTCAGGAGGGTGGGGCGGCCAGGCGTGCTTCGAGGTAGGCGGTCCAGTCGGTGGCGGCACGTCGGCGCCAGTGGGCGGCGGTGACGGGGTGGAGGCCGAGCATCGGGCCGAGGACCGCGGGGGGAAGGTCCTGGGCGAGGGTGACGAGGGCGGTGGCCCGGGCGGGCCGGCTGGGGATCTGGTGGGCGGCCAGGCGGCGGCCGAGCACGGTGGCGGAGAGGTGTTGTCCGGGGCGGCCCCCGGGAAAGAGCCAGCCCCGGGCGGTGTTCGCCGCCCAGTTGGTGGGCGGAGGCCGGTTGGCGAGGTCGGCCAGCAGGGCGCCCAGGGGAACGGGCAGGGGAATGGGGGTGCGGTCGAGGGTGAGGAAGGTGTCCTCGCCGACGGTGGTCACGGCCTGGGTGGTCAGAGCGGTGATCCGGGTCAGGTGCTGGCCGAAGAGGAGGAGGATCGCGCCGGCTCCGCGGACTTCGAGCGGCAGGTCGGTGTCGGTGAGGCACTGGTGGAGGAGTTCCCAGTGGGAGTCCTCGTCCAGCGCGACCGGGTCCTTTTTCGGCCAGTGCGGGACATGAAGGATGCGGGCGTGCCCGCGGCGGGTGGCCCAGATGACGAAGTCTCGGACGGCGAAGCGGGTGCCGGGGCTCACTGCGAGCCAGCCGTCGACCTCGTGCTGGGTCACTTCCTGCAGGGGCAGTCCGCGCGCGGTCATCGCGCTCAGGAACTCGGCGGCGCGGTTGATGCGGGCGTAGGCGCCGCGGGCCCGGAAGAGGAATCCGCCGCCGCGCAGCCGCTCGTGGCGGCGGGCTCGCGGCAGCAGCGACCAGCGCACGTAGGAGCGGAGCAGGAGGGCGTGTTCGGGGTGGCGGGCGGCAACCCGTTGGAGGTGGCGCTCGATCCGCGCGGACAGCTCGTCGCGCTCGGGCAGTACCTGGTAGGCGGTGAGGAGGCCGCGCAGGTACTCCACGGTCCGGGCGGCGGCCCGGCCTTCGGCCGCGGTGAGGTCGAGATCGGCGTGGGTGACGGGCCGGCCGGTGGCCACGAGGTCGGCGAGCAGCGGGGCGGAGCGGGAGTTGCGCAGCCAGGTCAGGACGGTGCCGGGCTCCGGGCTGTCGGCCAGGGTCGCGCGCAGGTGCGCGTACGCGCCGTCGTCAGGGACGGTGGGGAACAGTGCGGTGAGCTGGTCGTGCACCGCGCATCGGTCGCATAGCCCTTTGACCTGGTAGGAGCGGGGTTCGGCGCAGCGCGGGCAGGCATGCGGATCCGGGTGCCCGGCGCAGGGTCCGCAGACCCGGCGTCCCTTCGCGCGGGCGATGAGCACGCGGCGGCGGTCGCACCCCGGGCACGGGGCGGGATTGCGGCGGGCCTGGCGGTAGCACGGCTTGCAGACCGGCCCGAGCGGCCACCGGGCACACACCGGTGCCCGGTCCCCGCACACGG is a genomic window of Streptomyces sp. NBC_01237 containing:
- a CDS encoding oxygenase MpaB family protein, translated to MSSPMTRRHILGAATAAGATVLLGSGTAASAARAALGPAPVPSRATAADVAPEERAFLEGLKQVADPQCDEAVSEAFERGQGAAVNEALKGWKTNGQAIPGGLPAKLRDFLETTRRLPSWVDPEALAAGHRFGMAHAQQISFAAVLDVTPERMRFPAAAAAIIGIEGPHDNKQGFAKALRAVGDILHKTPYGPEGAAFVTPARVRMAHSAVRYLLHTEGHWDTAKWGLPINQLDLLAEGSLFTSYLIDHLDKLGVHPSEQEAEAYFHECRVGGYLMGIRADGMPPTLAAARKRAAAVDAVHARVTPQSAKYVKATIEYFSSLAGPKEITVPPATALVRYMIGDVDADAFDLARSTWDAVVPTAVHGFFTGTQAGGLPTPSATMTRVAVQMVERAMNDGKRAELTMPLHLYGHR
- a CDS encoding pyridoxal phosphate-dependent decarboxylase family protein, whose product is MPPNTSPPSRLPSAQLEAGGGTGPLAVHPKVFRDELTAAAGWVADYLGQINEHPVARPIPPAHRQTLAAGALPQEGQDLGALLEFVDQAIAPYPTGNGHPAFFAWINSPPSPAGVIAELLATAVNATCGMGEHALMDLERGVVRDLASLAGMAPTARGVLTSGGSMANLLCLGAARTWFLRQNGATDGPAYDQAHARLTAYHSDQAHMSVAKAAAVIGLPPWRLRAVPTTAERRMDVEALEEMIDADRVNGLLPFCVVSNLGSTASGAVDPIEAISRVCRRQGLWHHADGAWGGLGALVPELATLYRGVADLDSLTVDPHKTLSVPVGCGAALVTEPSRLRDAFTFRASYLEGDQDWPWMSDYTIELTRPGTRALALWATLRQLGRSGVIALLQHYQDLAQYLRQRVQEHPGLELCSDGPLPVVCFRLTDSPDTGRRDARADLHTAVAARVQARSHAYLATVCHDGETVLRACVCNYLTTTDDVDTLLQEVQAAVDHLRTTDPSGTPFEPQT
- a CDS encoding HNH endonuclease family protein, with protein sequence MMITVMRAAAALALTVLPLSLPTTAQAAAAAPEVLPIGVAVSALRIADESRDGYDRDAFRHWNAGENRTDGCDTRREVLIAEAVEPPVVGPRCTLTGGSWWSYYDEQTVTSATALDIDHMVPLAEAWDSGASTWTPARREAYANDQQQTSSLVEVTARSNRQKADQDPFEWLPPASEALCRYASEWTATKLRWQLAVDRDEQDRLYDIAAGCGGNTVTYTPAP